One segment of Streptomyces sp. NA02950 DNA contains the following:
- a CDS encoding phosphotransferase family protein, giving the protein MDQVKVVVAHSERATLRVGDVFLKVDADQARIDVEVEAMSMAPVPTPEVLWRKPPVLAIAALPGTTLGRLGGPSAGSPTAWAAAGAAIRKLHDAPPPPRSGQAGRSIVALEAELDDECELLVTNGVLPTDLVIRNRQVAEVALRPWTPAFTHGDLQIAHVFVDGDEVTGIIDWSEAGQGDALYDLATFTLGHEEHLDDVIAGYGTDVDLDVIRAWWSLRSLLAVRWLVEHGFDPFAPGCEVDVLRSRM; this is encoded by the coding sequence ATGGATCAGGTCAAAGTCGTCGTCGCCCATTCCGAGCGCGCGACCCTGCGCGTCGGCGATGTGTTTCTGAAGGTGGACGCCGATCAGGCACGCATCGACGTCGAGGTCGAGGCGATGTCCATGGCGCCGGTCCCGACCCCGGAGGTCCTGTGGCGCAAGCCGCCCGTGCTCGCGATCGCCGCACTCCCGGGGACGACGCTCGGACGCCTCGGCGGGCCGTCGGCCGGGTCGCCGACGGCATGGGCCGCGGCGGGCGCCGCCATCCGGAAGCTGCACGACGCGCCGCCGCCGCCCCGGTCGGGCCAGGCCGGCCGGAGCATCGTCGCGCTGGAGGCGGAACTCGACGACGAGTGCGAGTTGCTCGTGACGAACGGCGTACTGCCCACCGACCTGGTCATCCGCAACCGCCAGGTCGCCGAGGTCGCACTCCGGCCGTGGACTCCGGCGTTCACTCACGGCGACCTGCAGATCGCGCACGTCTTCGTCGACGGCGACGAGGTCACGGGCATCATCGACTGGTCCGAGGCGGGTCAGGGTGATGCCCTGTACGACCTCGCCACCTTCACGCTCGGACACGAGGAGCACCTCGACGACGTCATCGCCGGCTATGGCACCGACGTCGACCTCGACGTGATCCGCGCGTGGTGGTCGTTGCGAAGCCTGCTGGCGGTTCGGTGGCTGGTCGAGCATGGTTTCGACCCGTTCGCGCCGGGCTGTGAGGTCGATGTGCTGAGATCCCGGATGTGA